From a single Metopolophium dirhodum isolate CAU chromosome 6, ASM1992520v1, whole genome shotgun sequence genomic region:
- the LOC132947337 gene encoding uncharacterized protein LOC132947337, whose product MATNNYNIDAVNVILLEILEDIVVNIMEGTYADETDEYLVGLVTLLLSAIDSGATIASGDDQTPESEPEGQNPILGGADGQEFDEDAEESVSLHSDGLPSGDALSSAAESELAPIPEAAPLGNNNTVQEDDDSKISEAEEDHSVLLASSCTSSCGDAPSSESGPVDPTPTPEGGPLDDVLRTEDVLDEKIEPARGIVVKNSLGELVGWLDPAAAPGKIDPPRTRWKSVRRFFRGLCCCR is encoded by the coding sequence ATggcaactaataattataacatcgaCGCTGTAAACGTCATATTGCTCGAAATCTTAGAAGACATTGTTGTCAACATTATGGAGGGCACTTACGCTGACGAAACAGACGAATATCTCGTGGGTTTAGTTACCCTCCTTCTGTCTGCCATTGATTCGGGCGCTACTATTGCGAGTGGCGACGATCAGACCCCGGAGTCGGAGCCCGAAGGACAAAATCCGATTCTTGGAGGCGCAGATGGACAGGAGTTCGACGAAGACGCCGAGGAGTCCGTCTCCTTGCACAGTGATGGATTGCCGAGCGGCGATGCGCTGTCATCTGCAGCAGAGTCGGAGCTTGCTCCGATCCCAGAGGCAGCACCGCTCGGCAACAATAACACTGTCCAGGAAGACGACGATTCGAAAATTTCGGAAGCAGAAGAGGACCATTCCGTTTTGTTGGCGAGCAGCTGTACGTCGTCGTGTGGGGACGCGCCGTCCTCGGAGTCGGGGCCTGTCGATCCCACTCCGACTCCTGAGGGCGGACCGCTCGACGACGTTTTGCGTACAGAAGACGTGTTGGATGAGAAAATTGAGCCGGCCAGGGGTATAGTTGTAAAAAATAGTCTTGGTGAGCTGGTCGGTTGGCTGGACCCGGCGGCAGCACCCGGAAAAATCGATCCACCTCGTACGAGGTGGAAAAGCGTGAGACGCTTTTTCCGGGGTCTGTGCTGCTGCCGATGA
- the LOC132946738 gene encoding KRAB-A domain-containing protein 2-like, which yields MTSREKFYECFYKIVNEKNNNSVYLSAVKYNEIVSEIKNVRSSGIKSNKAYRILKRYDLITIGEEDKLILPLLEGNTNILYYITNENIYDVLHDVHLSIGHGGKHRMNAEVKKKYKNITQEAVSIYLKFCESCQSKQKSKNKGLVIKPMVFSEMNSRCQVDLIDMQSQGDGEFRFIMVYQDHLTKFVQLRPFKTKRAEEVAKHLIDIFCIFGAPMILQSDNGREFVNKIIEDLKEMWDTLKIVHGKPRHSQSQGSVERANQDIQNMLITWMKTNNCKSWSEGLRFVQLMKNRAYHDGIKRSPYMAMFGTDVKIGLSSSFLPAETVEKLTTEQELEEILQSVVSNYEQRENHSVSDKEVNCWQYIVVIPDLITSNFFLNRTVLYLIAVFATRKTLYNLYHFKCLMRWSCCTEVIGLRL from the coding sequence atGACTTCACgcgaaaaattttatgaatgtttttataaaatagttaatgaaaaaaataataattcagtttatTTATCGGCAGTTAAGTATAACGAAATAGTTtcggaaattaaaaatgtgagaTCAAGTGGAATAAAAAGTAACAAGGCATATCGAATTTTGAAAAGATACGACCTCATTACTATTGGAGaagaagataaattaatattgccgTTGTTGGAaggtaatacaaacattttgtacTATATTACTAATGAAAATATCTATGATGTGCTACACGATGTACATTTGAGTATTGGGCATGGTGGAAAACACCGCATGAATgctgaagttaaaaaaaagtataaaaatataacacaagaaGCAGTGTCTATTTACTTAAAGTTTTGCGAATCGTGTCAATctaaacaaaaatctaaaaacaaggGTCTAGTGATTAAACCAATGGTGTTTTCGGAAATGAATAGTAGGTGCCAAGTGGACCTGATTGATATGCAGTCGCAGGGGGATGGAGAGTTCCGGTTTATTATGGTATATCAGGATCACCTTACTAAATTCGTTCAACTAAGACCCTTTAAAACAAAGAGAGCAGAAGAAGTTGCAAAACACCTTATcgacatattttgtattttcggaGCTCCGATGATATTACAATCTGACAATGGCCGCgagtttgtaaataaaataatagaagacTTAAAAGAAATGTGGGACACACTGAAAATCGTTCACGGAAAGCCACGCCACAGTCAGTCACAAGGAAGTGTCGAGAGAGCAAACCAAGACATACAAAACATGTTGATAACATGGatgaaaacaaataactgtaaatcATGGTCAGAGGGACTTCGATTTGTACAGCTAATGAAAAATAGGGCCTACCACGATGGCATTAAAAGATCTCCATACATGGCCATGTTTGGTACTGATGTGAAAATTGGTTTGTCATCATCTTTTCTACCAGCTGAAACAGTGGAAAAATTAACCACTGAACAAGAATTGGAAGAAATATTGCAAAGTGTTGTGTCAAACTATGAACAAAGAGAAAATCATAGTGTTTCCGATAAAGAGGTAAATTGTTGGCAATATATAGTCGTTATACCAGATTTAATCacttctaatttttttcttaacaggACAGTACTGTATCTAATTGCTGTTTTTGCTACTAGAAAGACTTTGTATAATCTGTACCATTTTAAGTGTTTGATGCGTTGGTCATGTTGTACCGAAGTTATAGGTTTACGATTATAG